Proteins encoded in a region of the Bartonella taylorii genome:
- a CDS encoding valine--tRNA ligase, which produces MLEKNYDAASIEQRVAKRWEARGAFKAGAGSKSDAEAFCVMLPPPNVTGSLHMGHALNTTIQDIVVRFQRMRGKNVLWQPGMDHAGIATQMVVERQLAERQEPTRQEMGREKFVERIWEWRHKTGGVIANQLRRLGVSCDWSRERFTMDEGLSQAVREVFVTLYKQGLIYKDKRLVNWDPKLLTAISDLEVEQKEVKGHLWHFRYPLEGKVFDPNDATTFITVATTRPETMLGDTGIAVNPEDDRYKNLIGQNAVLPLVGRRLLIVGDAYADPDEGSGAVKITPAHDFNDFEVGQRNNLRLINIFTKKAEIFLRENEAFFDGLILSDELKILVENLDKSDRFVARDKIVSLMEEGGYLAAVDDHPHTIPHGDRSGVPIEPFLTDQWYVHAAELAKPAIEAVRQGETQFVPDSWKKTYFNWMQNIQPWCISRQLWWGHQIPAWYGPDGTVFVEKSEEEALDSALSHYGEMVELTRDQDVLDTWFSSALWPFSTLGWPNKTTELATFYPTSLSVTGFDIIFFWVARMMMMGLHFMGEVPFPTVYVHALVRDQKGAKMSKSKGNIIDPLELIDQYSADALRFTLAIMAAQGRDVKLDPSRIAGYRNFATKLWNATRFAQMNGVKHDPTFKPKKVKLALNRWILTELSKTVSLVTAGIENYKFNESASALYRFIWNTLCDWYLELLKPIFQGSNEDDKSEAQACTAWVLDEVYKLLHPFMPHVTEELWSLTETPSMKREDVLALIQWPEEEFVDEEAAADINWLIDVVSELRSVRFEMNIPVGALAPLVIVEAGDLTQERVQRYGTLLKKLARIETINFSDKVPAVSAQMIFGEAIFCLPLGKLIDLEAERARLMKDVSKIEQDIEKISVKLNNPKFIANARSEIVEVERNRIVELRATQKKISIALERLV; this is translated from the coding sequence ATGTTAGAAAAAAACTATGATGCTGCTTCCATAGAGCAACGGGTTGCGAAGAGGTGGGAGGCTCGTGGTGCTTTTAAAGCGGGAGCGGGTTCAAAAAGTGATGCAGAGGCTTTTTGTGTTATGCTTCCGCCTCCCAATGTTACGGGTTCACTTCATATGGGGCACGCACTCAATACGACAATTCAAGATATTGTGGTTAGATTTCAGAGGATGCGTGGTAAGAATGTGTTATGGCAGCCTGGCATGGATCATGCAGGGATTGCTACGCAGATGGTTGTCGAGCGTCAACTTGCCGAGCGTCAAGAGCCTACGCGTCAAGAAATGGGTCGAGAAAAATTTGTTGAGCGTATTTGGGAATGGCGTCACAAAACTGGAGGTGTTATTGCAAACCAGCTGCGTCGTCTTGGTGTTTCGTGTGATTGGTCGCGTGAGCGATTTACAATGGATGAAGGTTTGTCTCAAGCTGTTCGTGAAGTTTTTGTTACACTTTATAAACAAGGGTTAATATATAAGGATAAGCGCTTGGTTAATTGGGATCCTAAATTGTTGACGGCTATTTCGGATCTTGAAGTTGAACAAAAAGAAGTCAAAGGCCATTTGTGGCACTTTAGGTATCCACTTGAAGGTAAAGTTTTTGATCCGAATGATGCCACAACTTTTATAACAGTGGCGACAACACGGCCAGAAACAATGCTTGGTGATACGGGAATTGCGGTTAATCCTGAAGATGATCGTTATAAAAATCTTATAGGTCAAAACGCTGTTTTGCCGCTTGTTGGTCGTAGGTTATTGATTGTTGGCGATGCTTATGCAGATCCTGATGAAGGAAGTGGTGCTGTAAAAATTACACCAGCACATGATTTTAACGATTTTGAAGTAGGGCAGCGCAACAATCTACGTTTGATCAATATTTTTACGAAAAAAGCGGAGATTTTTCTACGTGAGAATGAAGCATTTTTTGATGGTTTGATTTTATCGGATGAATTAAAAATATTGGTAGAAAATCTCGATAAATCTGATCGTTTTGTTGCGCGCGATAAGATTGTTTCTTTAATGGAAGAGGGAGGATATTTAGCAGCTGTGGATGATCATCCACACACTATTCCTCATGGGGATCGTAGTGGAGTACCTATTGAACCATTCTTGACAGATCAATGGTATGTCCATGCTGCAGAATTAGCTAAGCCAGCGATAGAGGCTGTTCGTCAAGGGGAAACACAATTTGTTCCCGATAGTTGGAAGAAAACCTATTTCAATTGGATGCAAAATATTCAACCTTGGTGCATTTCGCGCCAATTATGGTGGGGGCATCAAATACCGGCTTGGTATGGTCCTGATGGTACGGTTTTTGTTGAAAAAAGTGAGGAAGAAGCTTTGGATTCAGCTCTCTCTCATTATGGTGAAATGGTTGAATTAACCCGTGATCAAGATGTTTTAGATACATGGTTTTCATCAGCTCTTTGGCCTTTTTCAACGCTAGGCTGGCCCAATAAAACGACTGAATTAGCCACTTTTTATCCAACATCTCTATCCGTTACAGGATTTGATATTATCTTTTTCTGGGTTGCCCGTATGATGATGATGGGGCTTCACTTTATGGGTGAGGTTCCTTTCCCAACGGTTTATGTGCACGCTCTCGTTCGAGATCAGAAGGGGGCAAAAATGTCAAAGTCGAAGGGGAATATAATTGATCCATTGGAGCTCATTGATCAATATAGTGCAGATGCATTGCGTTTTACTTTGGCTATTATGGCGGCACAGGGGCGTGATGTAAAACTTGATCCCTCTCGTATTGCAGGTTATCGTAATTTTGCTACGAAATTATGGAATGCTACCCGATTTGCACAGATGAACGGTGTTAAGCATGATCCTACTTTTAAGCCAAAAAAAGTGAAACTTGCACTTAATCGTTGGATTTTAACAGAGTTATCTAAAACTGTTTCTCTAGTGACCGCTGGTATTGAAAATTATAAGTTTAATGAGTCTGCTAGTGCGCTTTATCGCTTCATTTGGAATACACTCTGTGATTGGTATTTGGAGCTTCTCAAACCTATTTTTCAAGGTTCGAATGAGGATGATAAAAGTGAGGCTCAAGCCTGTACTGCTTGGGTTTTAGATGAGGTTTATAAACTTCTTCATCCTTTTATGCCTCATGTGACGGAGGAGTTGTGGTCTCTTACAGAAACGCCAAGCATGAAGCGTGAAGATGTGCTAGCATTGATACAATGGCCAGAGGAAGAGTTTGTAGATGAAGAGGCTGCTGCCGATATTAATTGGCTTATTGATGTTGTCAGTGAGCTTCGGTCTGTTCGTTTTGAAATGAACATTCCAGTAGGGGCATTAGCACCTCTTGTTATTGTAGAGGCAGGGGATTTAACGCAAGAGCGTGTGCAGCGTTATGGTACTCTTCTTAAAAAGTTAGCGCGTATTGAAACAATAAATTTTTCTGATAAAGTTCCAGCTGTTTCAGCGCAAATGATTTTTGGAGAGGCGATTTTTTGTTTACCATTGGGGAAATTGATCGATCTGGAAGCTGAACGTGCTCGTTTGATGAAAGACGTTAGTAAAATTGAGCAAGATATTGAAAAAATATCGGTTAAATTAAACAATCCAAAATTTATAGCAAATGCAAGATCGGAAATTGTTGAGGTTGAACGTAACAGAATTGTAGAATTGCGTGCTACGCAAAAAAAAATATCTATTGCTTTAGAGAGATTGGTGTAA
- a CDS encoding tetratricopeptide repeat protein, translating into MVNGLRVWEKVSIIATLGGALLLACVIDANSAQKAIDNSFYFLKRGMSAYKNGQINQALSALRCAADMGNIGAHWKLGYIYAEGDGVPEDDYKAYNFFAYIVEKGADLGSEDESYISDALVKLAGYIKKGIPHSPVKPNPSYAVRLYMQAAVNYKNPKAQYYLGKIFLKGEGREKNLVQAARWFQLSARKGNPPAQAMFGNMLLQAGKVVRGTALLTAAYEKANVKDRDWIRPMQEHAFAICDEFEKGIVMSLVGDILKNNSF; encoded by the coding sequence ATGGTAAACGGGCTTAGAGTATGGGAAAAAGTCTCGATTATTGCTACTTTGGGAGGAGCTCTTTTGCTTGCTTGTGTGATAGATGCAAATAGCGCGCAGAAAGCTATTGACAATTCGTTTTATTTTTTGAAACGTGGTATGTCTGCTTATAAAAATGGGCAAATAAATCAGGCACTTTCAGCGTTGCGTTGTGCAGCGGATATGGGAAATATTGGTGCACATTGGAAGCTTGGCTATATCTATGCAGAGGGTGATGGTGTCCCTGAAGATGATTATAAGGCATACAATTTTTTTGCGTATATTGTTGAAAAAGGTGCTGATCTTGGTTCAGAGGATGAAAGTTATATTTCTGATGCATTGGTTAAACTTGCGGGTTATATAAAAAAAGGTATCCCTCATTCACCTGTAAAACCTAATCCTTCTTATGCTGTTCGTCTTTATATGCAGGCTGCGGTGAATTATAAAAATCCTAAAGCTCAGTACTATTTAGGAAAAATATTTTTAAAGGGGGAGGGAAGAGAAAAAAACCTTGTACAGGCGGCACGATGGTTCCAGCTTTCTGCAAGAAAAGGAAATCCTCCTGCTCAGGCGATGTTTGGGAATATGCTGCTTCAGGCAGGAAAAGTTGTTCGCGGCACAGCATTACTAACTGCAGCCTATGAAAAAGCGAATGTAAAAGATCGGGATTGGATTCGTCCTATGCAAGAACACGCTTTTGCCATTTGTGATGAATTTGAAAAGGGTATAGTGATGTCGCTAGTTGGTGATATTTTAAAAAATAACAGTTTTTGA